A region of the Leopardus geoffroyi isolate Oge1 chromosome C2, O.geoffroyi_Oge1_pat1.0, whole genome shotgun sequence genome:
CATTTTACTTGTTGTAGAAGGATGATGGTATGATATCCTATGTTGTCACTGCACAAGTTAGACCTTGATACTGCCTATTGTGCTTATTGTATGGCCCTAGTGCTAAAGCTCTCTCAAAAAGGGTTAATGAAGGATGGAACTGCCAAAAAGAAGAATATTGGTTGTCTGAGAGAAAACACAATATGGTTGCATAGCACAGTGTTTGCACCTGGACTTTAACTCTCATTTATTCCCAACTATTAAGATAGTTCATTGACTTTTGATGATGGTTGAACTTATCCCTGACGTGGTAAGTGGAAGGAAATCCTCTTCACAACACCAGTTTATCAAATCACTGCTGTACTACATTTTAATCTAATAATGAGGCTATTGTAAAAATCAAGAAATCTATCCTAGAATTTCTAAAGATTTCATCTCATTTGTGTGAAGCTATTATGTTATGCTACAAAGGGGGCGTAATTTCATGGAAGGATTACTGGTAGTCTtttatttagaactttttttATTGCTACTcatagtaagaaatatatttcatattgtgacccagtatgtagcCTATGTAgttttatgtgtatattcatggatggatggattgtacaaggcggggggcgggggggaagacTGAAAAAGAGTTTCATGAAATAATAGTTTCCCTTGTTGCATGCAACATATTCAGATATTTTCCACTGAGTCTAATCTAATGTATTCTATTttgatctatttcattttttaaagaatgttagccatattccattaaatttatttcatgacCTACTAATGGGtcataatatgaaaaataatgccACAGAAGACTTCCTCTGTAGACACTGCTCTGCCACTATTTCTTCATTTGACCCGTGAACTCACTTTTCACTGGAAGGTCTTTTTTCTAGCATTAAAATTTCTAGTATTAAAGTTTCATGAGTCTGTTAGTTGTATTATCTAAATGACATCACCGTTctgctgaaatttttaaattggccaggaaaatacattttctttgacCAAAGTTTGATCAGCAACTCTCCTTAGCAAACAAAGATGTGTAAAACTGTAAGTAGAACACTAGGCGTTTACCCTTTGTGGTGGAGCTATCTTCATGAAGCCCTTGGGGATTGGGTTTCGGAGCATTTCCAGAGCAGATGAAGAAGGGAATGTAACTGATGTCAATTAAATACTTTGGGAGTTTTCTTAAGTATAAAAGATGAATTTCTACTCAAGCTTCTCAAATAGTTCTAAAACCTTATGGGAACCATATGTAGCTTtccaatttgtcttttatttttttgcccttCATTAAGTCATACAGTATTATATATTGGGATATTGAAAATAggaattttttagaaatgtttattgatttattttgagatagaaagagcaCCAGCacgggaggtgcagagagagggaaagagagagaatcccaagcaggctctgtgccatcagtgcagagccccacatggagcttgaactcacaaactatgagatcatgacctgagccgaaatcaagagttggatgattaaccgactgagcaccccaggtgcccctgaaaatagCAATTTTTAATTCTAAAGCTCTTACTAGAAAATTTGGGGGCCTTTGGGCTGATTTTGGGGCTGGtgatttttttgtagaaataattTATCTAGGCTTTTTCCCATCCTGTAAAATATAACTTTGTTTTGCCAGCTTCTCAGAATAAACTGATAATTTTTGGAAAGATCTAATTCAGTATTTACTTCATTTGAACTATaacaagaaacaatttaaaataagcaaagaaaatgatgagTTTCATTAATTATAACTGAGGactcattttttccctcattcAAAGAGCTTTTAAGctttaacaaattttaagaatttgttcATCTATACGAATTTTGTGCATTTTAGTATAACTTTGGCTCTGTTAGTAGTGTCTAACCAGAGTGCACACATATTTTAAGAGACttaacatgggggcgcctgggtggcgcagtcggttaagcgtccgacttcagccaggtcacgatctcgcggtccgtgagttcgagccccgcgtcaggctctgggctgatggctcagagcctggagcctgtttccgattctgtgtctccctctctctctgcccctcccccgttcatgctctgtctctctctgtctcaacaataaataaacgttgaaaaaaaaaattaaaaaaaaaaagaaaaatgcttcctCAAAATTTTGAGGAATCAGAGGAATCAGTTTTCAAAGGAAGGGTTTCAGGTAACATTTTTTGAAGTTTGATAGGAGTGAATATCAGAGGAAAGCCTCTAGAGCATTTTGCTCCATAGCAGACAtgaagtattctttttcttatatgaGAATGATACTAGTGTATCAGTCACTGAACAACACCCTCTGATGTGTTGGAAAGGGTCTTTGAAGTTATCTGCCGTCACTTTCTATCAGGGATTCTGTGTTTAGCATTCTCGAGATTCGACCTGGTACTTTTCTAGATGGTAGGGGGCACATAGAAGTAAGAGCATTGGTAGAGGTAGAGACAATTACTCTGTGAGTTCAGAGGAAGGAGATATTTCTGACTGGGTAATCAGAGATTCTTCACAATGCAAGTGGCTCAGAAGCAGGAATTTACTTAGGAATGATGGGTAGATTTGTACTTGAGAGAAGGCTTGGCACAAGCAAATGTATGAAAGTTAGAAAGCACAGTGTATGCTTGAGGAACAGGAGTCTCAGTGCTGGATTCTCAATAGAACATGTAACGATAATTGTTTTCCAGGAGCCATCACCCCTAGCAGAGCATATTTGCGAGAGAGCCAGGAAAGATTAAGCCAGTAAATTGTTTCCCTTAGTCCTAATTGAGTCAGCCTTCATTAGAGCCATGCTTTATTGAGATGAAGCAGACAAGTGTGTGTAATTCACAAGTTGAATAAATGTGCACCAAATGCCATATACTTATAATAACTATTTATGGAATATcttcattataaattatatttacatttcatgtttcaaaatatttttgttagcaAATACTTAAAAGGTACATGTGTATATTGTCAAGATAAGTTTGGATTTCatattgataaatttttaaatgtaaaagaaatgttttttcttatgtataGACACAGGGAACATGGAGGTGCTCCACCTATATGGAAGTGAAAAGCAGAAGCAGCAGTGGCTTGAGCCTCTTCTTCAAGGAAACATTACGTCCTGCTTCTGTATGACGGGTAAAAGCAAATCACGGTTCTTCCCTTGTGCAGAGAGTTATCCTGGAGCTATTATGGATGAGCtaaagaaaggagggaggtgcCTCTGTGTTTCAGGCAAATTCACCCATGGCTAGAAATGTAAATATGATTGTTTTGAGTGCAGTTTCaaattttgggatttttaaatGTGCAGAATAAAATTGCCCTCCCATTTGGGAGGATACCACAGCTGATGTTTTCTGGCTGTCTACTTTAGCCATTTAGCGCAGAGTAAACCTAACTTCATAATCTTTTGACTAGCATTTCAAAAATTGTTATCTCTGgatatttaatatcttttttgcCCTTATGATGAAATACTCATATTTGTGATAATTTTATGTTGATACAAAATATTTAACCCTGCCATAAACCTAGAAAAATAGAACATTCACCAATGCTAGTCACATTGTTCAAATTATGTTCATTAGGGAAGTAAAATTAGGGGCATGTTAATGAAAAAGGGTTTGGTACCATTTGTACATAGGAAACAGCAATAACGAATTCTTCAAAGGAAAAAGTCATTCTATAGTTGAGTTTAGAATTAAACTATATGTCATCTGGCCATAATTCTGGCCAGATTTTAAACTCTTCTATAATATTGcatatgtttataatagcaaaactaattttcatttaaaatcagtaagaggcatttattgaacacctatagTATGATGTGTTTTCTACAAAGCACTAATTGGAGGTTACAGAGCAAGTACACCGCTCCGTCTAAAGGAACTGGGTCTCTAGTTTTAGAAATAGAATACACAAAATATCTGAAGGACCCATTTAAAAAAGCAGGATATTAACAAGTGCACATTACTATGATTGAGGGCTAGCCTTTACATTCTGAAATGCCATATAATAAAGCAGTTGTGTAAGGGTGTCCCATGAAAAACTTTCTGAAGACATTGTGTTGAGCATGCAGAATAAACTGATGAGATGGAATTCTCAAGGCATAGTTAGAAATTGTCGAAAATAGTAAATTATAAGGAAATCTGAATTGTAAGTATTTAGTATATTTCCACTGTGGGaaataaaggacattttaatCTAGTTTTGATGTTTGGAGAACGGATTCCATGAGTTATCTCAAATCATGTACCAGTGAGGGAGCCAAGAACACAATTCAGATTGCTGATCCCAGTGTTCGAAATTCATTCTTCCAGTGTACACTTTTTGAATACCTGCTATGTGTAGGTTATGGGAGGTccagggtgggatggggggaagggaaggaacatgCCTCTATCCTCAAAGAGTTCACATTTCCTTATTCAAAGTCTCTTTTGTAAGTAGATGATGTCTGCCTGCCCATAAATTCAACCTTTGCTTATTTATAGAGCCCGATGTAGCTTCAAGTGATGCCACAAATATTGAATGTAGCATCCAACAAGACGGAGATAGCTATGTAATTAATGGCAAGAAATGGTGGAGCAGTGGTGAGTATTCAGATCCATCctttgtgccaggtgctgtgctagaaTAACGTGATACATAGTTATTAGTTTTGTGATCATAGTTCCTTAAATTCTGCCTTTAAAAGCATattgaaatttagaaatatttgcgaaaaagaaaagtaatttaaaaataacatatcttGATTAGGTGATATTTAAGAGCagaaaacatgtctttttttcagttttacaattcacaattttttaaggtttatgagAGAAAATTCATATCCGCGCACACTATTTGTGATCATGgtaatttctatcaaaattaaattttaatagggatatattaaatgaaatataatttataaataattgtatttaaaGAGATAAGATGTACATGTTATTAGAAATCATTTATTGTGTCACGTTTCTTCATTGCTTAAAAATACAagtggtttggggcgcctgggtggcgcagtcggttaagcgtccgacttcagccaggtcacgatctcgcggtccgggagttcgagccccgcgtcaggctctgggctgatggctcagagcctggagcctgtttccgattctgtgtctccctctctctctgcccctcccccgttcatgctctgtctctctctgtcccaaaaataaataaacgttgaaaaaaaaaaaaaatacaagtggttaagcaaaaaaataagaatctatACATGAGAAAATGTATTCTTAACCCTCGGTAATAGACTCACATAAATGGATGAGCCCTTTAGGAAGTCATAAAATTGGAACCTGGGTAAATATGATTATCTAAAGATTTCTTCTAGAGTATACATGTAAATCTAATAAGATAACCAAGTTATTATTAAAGAAAGTTGACATCATGGAAGCAAATTATGTGTTCAGAAATTTAGcagggataaaaagaaaaagaaaaaaaaaagaaaaaaaatttaccagGGATGTATTAAAAGGGCCATTAaagctttttatgtatttttttattgttaaattgttaTTCTGTCTGGGGTCTTACAAAATCACAAACTACGAAATGGGAAAAAAGGATTAAATTTTGCTGTATAGTTATTCAAGTACTGAAATTATGCAGTGAAGTCattcttatattaaaatttaaatcatttaaaataattataaatactcCTTTATATAAGCCTCTGTATTAATCTGTTTCAGATGGCCTAATTTATAGCATGgtgttttcattattaatatCTGTTAATACTATTTTCCTATATTGTTAATGTTAAGTTCATGTTTTGTGCACTtgtgatttcatttcctcttcttcctggctGCTACATTCTCCCATCCTCCCCCACCTTTTGATTGTTATAAGTTGGCACCACAGTGTTTAACATTTAAGTTTCAGAATAAAGCAGATGTTCTCTCTGGGGAGAAGCATCATTCATGTGAATCGGAGCAAGAgacagttttacatttaaatgctAAAAGTACTGGTTGGCTCTGTAGGATCTTCTGAGTCAAAAGGAATCTCGTCCAcgttttgtctttgtcttctccAGGACCCATATTTCTTGGCAACTTTCATGATGTAGTTTTTAAACGATGCTCCCATAAAAACGTACAGGACTGGGTTGAGGCAGCTGTGAAAGAGTGCGATGCTCTCTGTGATTTGGATGGCAACATCCATGCGTTTGCTCATGTCACAGTCAGTGATCAGGGAGTAGATGATGTCTATGACTTGGCAGAACCTGACAATGTTATAAGGCAGCTGAGTGACAATGAAAACTATAACCACCGTGAGCAGAACTTTGAGGGGTCgagattttttaatgttgggcATCCTGATGAGTGTCCTTGCTGTGACAAAGTAGCATACTCCCATAATAAGAAAAGGTATTACAAATCCAATGCAGATTTCCAACATTTGAATTGATGCTTTCACTGATGTTCCTAGGTGATATGGAAAGATGGGAATGCACCTAGCCTTGTGATTTACTGTATAAAAAACCAGCTGTGGTATACTCAGCAAGATGGCAACCATCCAGACAAAGAAACAGATAAGCCAGCATGGTTTCCCCACTCCTGATTGACTTGGGGCTTTCGTTACTGCCCAATATCTGTCTACACTGATACAAGCCAGAAACTGCATTCCAGAGACGAAATTGACAGTGTACAAGGCTGAAGTGACTTTGCACATGATTCTCCCTAAAACCCACCCATGAACTGCATTAACTGCCCAAAAAGGCAGAGTAAATAGAAGGAGTAAATCTGCCACTGCCAAATTCAGGATGTACACATCTGTTTTGGTTCTCTGTTTCTTGTAATAGGCATAAATCGCCACTACTATGGAATTGCCTGCAATTCCAATGATGAAAGCTATTGtgaagaaggcaggcaggaagactTTTGCAAATTTTCTGACTTCTTCTTTTATACAGATCACTTCATACTGACTATAGTCATGAGTGCCATTCACTTCATTT
Encoded here:
- the ACKR4 gene encoding atypical chemokine receptor 4 gives rise to the protein MALEHNQSTDYYYEENEVNGTHDYSQYEVICIKEEVRKFAKVFLPAFFTIAFIIGIAGNSIVVAIYAYYKKQRTKTDVYILNLAVADLLLLFTLPFWAVNAVHGWVLGRIMCKVTSALYTVNFVSGMQFLACISVDRYWAVTKAPSQSGVGKPCWLICFFVWMVAILLSIPQLVFYTVNHKARCIPIFPYHLGTSVKASIQMLEICIGFVIPFLIMGVCYFVTARTLIRMPNIKKSRPLKVLLTVVIVFIVTQLPYNIVRFCQVIDIIYSLITDCDMSKRMDVAIQITESIALFHSCLNPVLYVFMGASFKNYIMKVAKKYGSWRRQRQNVDEIPFDSEDPTEPTSTFSI